From one Paeniglutamicibacter psychrophenolicus genomic stretch:
- the radA gene encoding DNA repair protein RadA translates to MAKNPRSRNTPAYRCAECGWSAVKWVGRCGECQAWGTVEEMGAVSAKTTVATTIATPAQPIGEVDATAASYRASGVDELDRVLGGGLVPGAVILLAGEPGVGKSTLLLDVAARAARTGRKVLYITGEESAAQVKVRAERIDAMAETLYLTAETDLGIALGQVEKIDPELLIIDSVQTLASSEVDGTAGGISQVREVAASLINAAKRRNMTAILVGHVTKDGSIAGPRLLEHLVDVVCQFDGERHSRLRLLRALKNRYGPTDEVGCFDLTEAGIEGLADPSGLFVTRTKDPVPGTCITVTLEGRRPLVAEVQTLLSRAASAIPRRTTSGLDAARTQMILAVLQSRARMELGGLDSYVATVGGVKLSEPATDLATALALASSMHNHPLPPQFVAFGEVGLAGEVRPVPEIGRRIIEAERLGFRYAMVPASPQPPKNIPDSIRVFTVSSVHEALDIAFEQRVKTDS, encoded by the coding sequence ATGGCTAAGAACCCCCGCTCCAGGAACACACCCGCATACCGTTGCGCGGAATGCGGGTGGAGCGCGGTGAAATGGGTGGGCCGTTGCGGCGAATGCCAGGCCTGGGGCACCGTGGAGGAAATGGGCGCTGTCTCGGCCAAGACCACCGTGGCCACCACCATCGCCACCCCTGCCCAGCCCATCGGCGAGGTCGATGCCACCGCGGCTTCCTACCGCGCCTCCGGGGTGGACGAGCTTGACCGGGTGCTCGGCGGCGGGCTGGTGCCCGGAGCCGTCATCCTGCTGGCCGGGGAGCCAGGGGTGGGCAAGTCCACGCTGCTGCTGGACGTCGCGGCGCGCGCCGCGCGCACCGGCCGCAAGGTCCTGTACATCACCGGCGAGGAATCCGCCGCCCAGGTCAAGGTGCGGGCCGAACGCATCGACGCGATGGCCGAGACCCTGTACCTGACCGCCGAGACCGACCTGGGCATCGCGCTGGGCCAGGTGGAAAAAATCGACCCGGAACTGTTGATCATCGACTCCGTGCAGACCCTGGCCTCCTCCGAGGTCGACGGGACCGCCGGGGGCATCTCCCAGGTCCGCGAGGTCGCGGCCTCCCTGATCAACGCCGCCAAGCGCCGGAACATGACAGCCATCCTGGTCGGGCACGTCACCAAGGACGGCTCCATCGCCGGGCCCCGGCTGCTGGAGCACCTGGTGGATGTGGTGTGCCAGTTCGACGGCGAGCGCCACTCCCGCCTGCGGCTGCTGCGCGCCCTGAAGAACCGTTACGGGCCCACCGACGAGGTCGGCTGCTTCGACTTGACCGAGGCGGGCATCGAGGGCCTTGCCGATCCCTCGGGGCTCTTTGTCACCCGCACCAAGGACCCTGTCCCCGGCACCTGCATCACCGTGACCCTCGAGGGCCGGCGTCCCCTGGTCGCGGAGGTGCAGACCCTGCTCTCGCGCGCGGCCAGCGCCATCCCGCGCCGGACCACCAGCGGCCTGGACGCCGCGCGCACCCAGATGATCCTGGCGGTGCTGCAGTCCCGGGCGCGCATGGAGCTGGGCGGGCTGGATTCCTACGTGGCCACGGTCGGCGGGGTCAAGCTCAGCGAACCGGCCACGGACCTGGCCACCGCCCTGGCACTGGCATCCTCCATGCACAACCACCCGCTGCCCCCGCAGTTCGTGGCCTTCGGGGAGGTCGGGCTGGCCGGGGAGGTGCGCCCGGTGCCGGAGATCGGCCGGCGGATCATCGAGGCCGAACGGCTCGGATTCCGCTACGCGATGGTCCCGGCATCCCCGCAGCCGCCAAAGAACATCCCCGACTCGATCAGGGTCTTCACGGTCTCCTCGGTGCATGAGGCCTTGGACATCGCCTTC